A stretch of Episyrphus balteatus chromosome 2, idEpiBalt1.1, whole genome shotgun sequence DNA encodes these proteins:
- the LOC129910582 gene encoding regulatory protein zeste-like isoform X2 translates to MPIYWLSIKFKIVNKKRLRKLYTSKLTKDMKSKRPAASSTIPNAPKPCDATVSSSIKCEPELILRTEVSPDTTEIANEYEEIYLERISSDPHSVERLENSAEESPNHQKHPNFTQLENVPLQEHEHATTPSQHQINFDNISAEKLTLNDLLQFKDAQPHEEIIIQIKHPDGRSITIPSSNCINIPHQQITYNQVEGVGESNGSPQIQMYPKIIHANFQQQFNTFATQDLSPTNSTSNSENTTIDIADSFENKINVFKMKEAELRQKEIKLQSEEKRIELYQMEEKLRHKKEMHQLQVEEIKIKLRILCEEEKQLRNIKI, encoded by the exons ATGCCAATTTATTGgctctccattaaatttaaaatcgtcaataaaaaaag attGCGAAAACTATACACCTCGAAGCTAACAAAAGATATGAAATCCAAACGACCTGCAGCCAGCTCCACTATCCCAAATGCACCCAAGCCATGTGATGCAACTGTTTCATCATCCATAAAATGTGAACCTGAATTGATACTTCGAACAGAGGTATCACCTGATACAACGGAAATTGCTAACGAATACGAAGAAATATATTTGGAACGAATATCAAGCGATCCCCATTCTGTTGAACGTCTTGAAAACTCTGCAGAAGAATCACCAAATCATCAAAAACATCCAAACTTCACTCAGCTAGAAAACGTCCCACTTCAGGAGCACGAACATGCAACAACTCCATCACAAcatcaaattaattttgataataTAAGTGCAGAAAAACTTACGCTTAACGATTTACTTCAGTTTAAGGACGCTCAACCACACGAAGAGATTATTATTCAAATTAAACATCCTGATGGTAGATCAATAACTATCCCCTCATCAAATTGCATTAATATCCCTCACCAGCAGATTACATATAATCAAGTAGAAGGAGTTGGCGAAAGTAATGGTTCGCCACAAATTCAAATGTATCCAAAAATTATACATGCAAATTTTCAACAACAATTCAATACCTTTGCAACCCAAGACTTATCACCAACTAACTCAACATCGAATTCAGAAAATACAACAATAGATATTGCAGACTcctttgaaaacaaaatcaatgttttcaaaatgaaagaaGCCGAACTTCGCCAAAAAGAGATCAAACTTCAATCGGAAGAGAAACGTATTGAACTATATCAGATGGAAGAAAAATTGcgacataaaaaagaaatgcaTCAGTTGCAAGTGGAAGagataaaaattaagttaagaATTTTATGCGAAGAAGAGAAACAGTTgcgaaacataaaaatataa